A genome region from Mustelus asterias unplaced genomic scaffold, sMusAst1.hap1.1 HAP1_SCAFFOLD_107, whole genome shotgun sequence includes the following:
- the LOC144484458 gene encoding uncharacterized protein LOC144484458 gives MEKSWKCEDCGKGYNSSSRLEIHRRVHTGEKPVSCSVCERRFTQSAALRLHQRVHAVKKPFSCTTCGEKFQTSSLLTEHQRIHTGAKPFICFVCGMGFTQIFAIQSHHRMHTKEDPFRCTTCGESFRQSTDLNKHQHTHTGEKPFTCSVCGKGFPWSSQLLSHRRVHTGGRPFTCSVCGEGFTQSQRLLRHQQIHK, from the coding sequence atggagaaatcgtggaaatgtgaggactgtggtaaaggatacaattcttcaTCCCGgctggaaatccatcgacgcgttcacactggggagaagccagtcAGCTGTTCcgtgtgtgagaggagattcactcagtcagctgcCCTTCGgttacaccagcgggttcacgctgtgaagaagccattcagctgcacaacCTGTGGAGAGAAATTCCAGACTTCATCCCTTCTCACtgaacaccagcggattcacacgggTGCCAAACCATTCATTTGCTttgtgtgtgggatgggattcactcagATATTCGCTATCCAGTCACACCACCGAATGCACACGAAGGAGGATCCATTCAGGTGCACCACCTGTGGAGAAAGTTTCAGGCAGTCAACCGACctcaataaacaccaacacactcacactggggagaagccgttcacctgctccgtgtgtgggaagggattcccttGGTCATCCCAACTGCTGTCACAtcggcgagttcacaccggggggagaccgttcacctgctccgtgtgtggggaggggttcactcagtcacaacgtctgttgagacaccagcaaattcacaagtgA